A stretch of Porites lutea chromosome 5, jaPorLute2.1, whole genome shotgun sequence DNA encodes these proteins:
- the LOC140938503 gene encoding spectrin alpha chain, non-erythrocytic 1-like — protein sequence MAEVEARQIAILETVEDIQNRREQVLRRYAEFKEATRLRRQRLEDAKRYHQFKRDADEVEAWINEKLQIACDENYKDPTNLQGKLQKHQAFEAEISAHSNAIVELQENGEGMINESHYASELIRERLDSLLKLWELLLSKSAEKGRMLLFAQKRVHFLNETEEVMSWILEKEAIATSEELGRDLEHVEVLQKKFEDFMKDIQANESRVTYINGLAHQLGDEGHPDIELISTKQTEVNEAWERLKMLALKRQKRLAGAQQIHSFYRDADETKNWINEKDKVLSSDDYGKDLASVNALLRKHEALERDLAAVEDKVTALGQESVQLQEAYPDSADDIAAKQDEIVTAWGNLKDKSAVRKTRLEDSYRLQRFIGDYRDHISFINEMKVLIQSDELAKDVASAESLLERHQEHKGYIDAQEDGFKKFADDGEELLNSNHYASDEIKDKLTSLESEKLELLELWEKRRVQFEQCMELQLFNRDCEHANATMTKQEAFLADDNLGDSLDGVEALIRKHEDFDKSFAAQAEKVNSIDEYANRLIDSNHYASDEVREKRDGILERRQNIEELSKARRAKLEESRKLQQFERDADEVKSWINEKLKTACDESYKDPTNLQGKLQKHQAFEAELNVNQSRLDAVDKTGEQLIADEHYASDQIRERLDELHKLWAYLFERSNDKGNKLKEAAQQQQFNRAAEDVELWFSEVENLLAVEDLGKDLTSVQNLQKKHGMIEADIVARAEKIEVVNAQADLFAEADHFDAPAIAEKKEVLNARYQQLQAPLLARKARLADAERLKRFLHDVEDEEAWIREKEPIASSKNTGRDLTGAQNLSKKHQALMTEIAGHEPRIRAVCDNGVQMIDNGHFASDEIKEKIDDLDQKWVDFKDKAAARKSDLDDSLQAHQYLADVAEAESWLKEKEPIVTSDDYGKDEDSAQALLTKHVAIMSDLRAYGTEIDGLREQSQNCKESAHISDLSDKECVVALYDYQEKTAREVSMQKGDVLTLLNSSNKDWWKVETNDRQGFVPAAYVKRIDSHRASQEILAQAPEVDSVTQRQQALDEKYQDLMDKGEDRKKKLEDSIQRYSLLRDAHELESWINDKEAIVTSEEVGKDFEHVEAQQKKFDDFEKDMISKEVRIRELTILAEKLKVEHYSEYEMIREMIERLNQKWKNLVVMSEQRKENLDNAQEIQRFHRDADDTKAWISEKDTALSTSDYGRDLASVQALQRKHEVLERDLAALEEKVRELNVEAAKLTSSHPNAAQDIEWKRHELEEAWASLREQAAARKGKLRDSYDYFNFLNEFRDLMSWINGIMALVTSDELAKDVASAEALLDRHQEHRAEIDARDSTFQAFEDFGKELLDKEHYASPDIREKLDTMAKEREELEKAWAARKQRLDECFELQLFNRDAEQLEQWMATREAIIQSEDVGEAAEGAEALIKKHEDFTKTLAVQDVKINALKDNADKLIEANHYDSPAIAERIATVLARWATLKAALVERRSKLGESKTIQQFSRDAEDIEAWVSEKLQTVLDESYKDPTNLQSKFQKHQAFEAEVSANQERVLETINLAEGLIEQRKCAGSEEIVKERITKLQQQWEYLVQKSSEKSQHLKESNQQQQFNNNVKELDFWLGEVEASLSQDDYGRDLASVQNLMKKHQLVEADIAAHEDRITDLQAQTQHFAEVGHFDADSLQDKSRGIAERYDKVKDMAEDRHKKLDESNALHQFYRDLDDEESWIKEKKLLTSSEDYGKDLTGVQNLRKKHQRLEAELNNHEARIQAVLACGHKFIDEGHSSSDEIKARCDQLQENWDELKNLAEQRQHKLDESLAYQQFSANVGEEESWINEKNTLVGSDDYGDTLAAVQGLLKKHEAFETDLEVHRERVQDIEDSGNKLIEKGNHQSELIEHRISSIKSKLQELGRMASYRKSKLNDNSAFLQFNWKADVVESWIGDKEGIARSDDLGRDLSSVQTLFTKQETFDSGLQAFENEGIARVTVLKDELVQSQHEQTPAIIKRHDDLIRRWEQLLEDSRTRKERLQHAQDQYKKVEDLFLLFAKKASAFNSWFENAEEDLTDPVRCNSVEEIRALQDGHTQFRASLDQAEDDIMMLRKLDRQIKSYNVSINPYTWFTMEALEDTWENLQKIIEEREDDLRKEAQRQEYNDNLRQEFAQAANAFHAWLTDTRVAMVDGQGDLEDQLAEVKKKSAEIADRKEDLRIIEDLGAQMEEALILDNKYTEHSTVDLAQQWDQLDQLAMRMKHNLEQQIQARNTTGVSEETLKEFTIMFKHFDKDKTGYLDHQEFKSCLRSLGYDLSIVEEGEEDPEFEAILRTVDPNGDGVVSMGEYMSFMISRETENVGSSQEVINAFKALTEGGKRPYVTEAELYQSLTKEQADYCIDRMNPYVDDKGREIPGAYDYKTFCEELFSSS from the exons gAAGCAATTGCCACTTCAGAGGAATTAGGACGAGACTTGGAGCATGTTGAAGTCTTACAAAAGAAATTTGAAGACTTTATGAAGGACATCCAAGCTAATGAATCCCGAGTGACATACATCAATGGTCTTGCACATCAACTTGGTGATGAGGGGCATCCTGACATTGAACTTATAAGCACCAAGCAAACG GAAGTGAATGAAGCATGGGAGAGGTTGAAGATGCTGGCACTGAAACGTCAGAAAAGGCTGGCAGGAGCTCAGCAGATTCACAGCTTCTATCG AGATGCTGATGAAACCAAGAACTGGATCAATGAAAAAGATAAAGTGCTGTCGTCTGATGACTATGGAAAGGATCTTGCCAGTGTTAATGCTTTGCTACGGAAACATGAGGCTTTGGAaagggatttagctgctgtggAAGACAAG GTGACAGCTCTTGGTCAAGAATCAGTTCAGTTACAGGAAGCCTACCCTGATAGTGCCGATGATATTGCGGCCAAACAAGATGAGATTGTGACTGCCTGGGGAAATCTCAAGGACAAG tctgCAGTGAGAAAGACAAGGCTTGAAGACTCCTACCGGCTTCAAAGATTCATTGGTGACTACAG GGACCATATCTCAtttataaatgaaatgaaagttttGATCCAAAGTGATGAGCTGGCCAAAGATGTTGCAAGTGCAGAAAGTCTTTTGGAGAGACATCAAGAACACAAG GGTTACATTGATGCTCAGGAAGATGGATTCAAGAAGTTTGCAGATGATGGAGAAGAACTCCTCAATTCCAATCATTATGCCAGTGATGAGATTAAAGACAAG cttacAAGCCTTGAATCAGAGAAGTTAGAATTGCTGGAGCTGTGGGAAAAACGACGTGTACAGTTTGAACAGTGTATGGAACTGCAGCTTTTCAACCGTGACTGTGAACATGCTAATGCCACCATGACTAAACAAGAG GCTTTCCTAGCTGATGACAACTTGGGGGATTCCCTTGATGGAGTGGAAGCTTTGATCAGGAAGCATGAAGACTTTGACAAATCATTTGCTGCCCAAGCTGAGAAAGTCAAT aGCATTGATGAGTATGCAAACCGCCTTATTGATAGTAACCATTATGCATCAGATGAGGTGCGTGAGAAGCGTGATGGTATTCTGGAGAGGCGTCAGAATATAGAGGAGTTGTCAAAGGCTCGTAGGGCAAAACTTGAGGAGTCTCGTAAGCTTCAGCAGTTTGAGAGGGATGCTGATGAGGTGAAAAGCTGGATTAATGAAAAACTGAAGACTGCTTGTGATGAATCTTATAAG GATCCAACAAATCTGCAAGGAAAACTGCAAAAGCATCAAGCATTTGAAGCTGAACTGAATGTCAATCAAAGTAGACTTGATGCAGTTGACAAGACTGGGGAACAGCTGATTGCAGATGAACATTATGCTTCTGATCAAATCAGAGAGAGACTTGATGAACTGCATAAGTTATGGGCCTACCTGTTTGAGAGGTCAAACGATAAAG GCAATAAGTTAAAGGAAGCCGCACAGCAGCAACAATTTAACCG gGCTGCTGAAGATGTTGAGCTTTGGTTTTCAGAAGTTGAAAATCTTCTTGCTGTTGAAGACCTTGGAAAG gATCTGACAAGTGTCCAGAATCTTCAAAAGAAGCATGGAATGATTGAAGCTGATATTGTGGCCCGTGCG gagaaaattgaagtTGTTAATGCCCAAGCTGACCTCTTTGCCGAGGCTGATCACTTTGATGCTCCAGCTATTGCAGAGAAGAAAGAAGTTCTGAATGCCAGATACCAGCAGCTTCag gctCCACTCCTGGCTCGTAAAGCAAGACTTGCAGATGCTGAAAGACTAAAACGATTCCTTCATGACGTTGAAGATGAAGAAGCCTGGATCAGAGAAAAAGAACCCATTGCTTCATCCAAAAACACAG GGCGAGATTTGACAGGAGCTCAGAATTTGTCCAAGAAACATCAGGCATTAATG ACTGAAATTGCTGGACATGAGCCTCGTATCAGGGCAGTATGTGATAATGGTGTTCAGATGATTGACAACG GACATTTTGCTTCTGATGAAATTAAAGAGAAGATTGATGATCTTGATCAAAAATGGGTTGACTTTAAG GACAAGGCAGCTGCAAGGAAGAGTGACCTTGATGATTCTCTCCAAGCTCATCAATACCTTGCTGATGTTGCTGAAGCTGAGTCATGGCTGAAGGAAAAAGAACCAATTGTCACCAGTGATGACTATGGCAAAGATGAGGACAGTGCACAG GCATTGTTGACCAAACATGTTGCCATCATGTCAGACTTGAGAGCTTATGGAACTGAAATCGATGGACTACGAGAACAAAGTCAAAACTGCAAG GAGTCAGCTCATATCAGTGACCTCTCTGATAAAGAATGTGTAGTTGCACTGTATGACTACCAAGAAAAGACTGCAAGGGAGGTATCTATGCAGAAGGGAGATGTCTTAACGCTGCTGAACTCCAGTAACAAG GATTGGTGGAAAGTGGAGACAAATGACAGACAGGGTTTTGTTCCTGCAGCATATGTCAAGAGGATTGACTCGCACAGAGCTTCCCAAGAGATCCTTGCACAAGCTCCTGAAGTTGATTCTGTTACACAGAGACAGCAGGCTTTAGATGAAAA GTATCAAGACTTAATGGACAAAGGAGAGGATCGTAAAAAGAAATTGGAGGACTCCATTCAGCGTTACTCTCTCCTGAGAGATGCTCATGAGCTAGAGTCCTGGATTAATGATAAG GAAGCCATTGTAACTTCTGAAGAGGTCGGAAAGGATTTTGAGCATGTTGAAGCACAACAAAAGAAGTTTGATGACTTTGAGAAG GACATGATCTCCAAAGAGGTTCGCATCAGAGAGCTGACTATACTTGCTGAGAAGTTGAAGGTTGAACACTATTCTGAATATGAAATGATCCGTGAAATGATTGAG CGACTAAATCAGAAGTGGAAGAACCTAGTGGTCATGTCtgaacaaaggaaagaaaaccttGACAATGCCCAGGAGATTCAAAGATTCCACAG GGATGCTGATGACACTAAAGCTTGGATCTCGGAAAAAGACACAGCACTGTCTACATCAGATTACGGCCGTGATTTGGCTAGTGTCCAGGCCTTGCAGAGAAAGCATGAAGTGTTAGAGCGAGATTTGGCAGCTTTGGAAGAGAAG GTTCGAGAATTGAATGTGGAAGCAGCTAAACTGACCTCCAGCCACCCGAATGCTGCGCAGGACATTGAATGGAAGAGACATGAATTAGAAGAGGCTTGGGCAAGCTTACGTGAACAG GCTGCTGCAAGGAAGGGCAAGTTAAGAGATTCATATGATTACTTCAACTTTCTCAATGAGTTTAG AGATCTCATGTCCTGGATCAATGGTATCATGGCTCTTGTTACATCAGATGAACTTGCTAAAGATGTGGCCAGTGCTGAAGCTCTCTTGGACAGACACCAG GAACACAGAGCAGAAATTGATGCACGTGATAGTACTTTCCAAGCTTTTGAAGATTTTGGCAAAGAGTTACTGGATAAAGAACACTATGCCAGTCCTGATATCCGTGAAAAATTGGACACAATGGCTAAGGAGCGAGAAGAACTTGAAAA GGCTTGGGCTGCTCGCAAGCAGAGGCTTGATGAATGCTTTGAACTGCAG CTGTTCAACCGTGATGCTGAGCAACTGGAGCAGTGGATGGCCACCCGTGAGGCAATCATTCAGAGTGAAGATGTTGGAGAAGCAGCTGAAGGTGCAGAAGCTCTTATTAAGAAGCATGAAGACTTCACCAAGACTCTGGCTGTTCAGGATGTGAAGATCAATGCTCTGAAGGACAATGCAGATAAGCTGATTGAAGCTAATCACTATGACTCTCCGGCAATTGCAGAGAGGATTGCTACTGTTTTGGCTAG GTGGGCTACACTAAAGGCAGCACTTGTTGAGCGTCGTTCCAAGCTGGGTGAATCTAAAACCATTCAGCAGTTCAGCCGTGATGCTGAAGACATTGAGGCTTGGGTCAGTGAAAAGCTGCAGACTGTTCTGGATGAATCTTACAAAGATCCAACCAACCTACAG tccAAGTTCCAGAAGCACCAGGCATTTGAAGCTGAAGTGTCAGCCAATCAAGAGCGGGTTTTAGAGACAATCAACTTGGCAGAAG GTCTTATTGAACAACGGAAGTGTGCAGGAAGCGAGGAGATTGTTAAGGAAAGAATCACTAAACTTCAACAGCAGTGGGAATACTTGGTACAGAAATCCAGCGAGAAAAGCCAGCACCTAAAGGAATCTAATCAGCAACAACAGTTCAACAATAATGTCAAAGAGTTGGATTTCTGGCTTGGAGAG GTAGAAGCATCCCTCTCTCAAGATGACTATGGTCGTGACTTAGCAAGCGTGCAGAATCTGATGAAGAAACACCAGCTTGTTGAGGCAGATATTGCTGCCCATGAA gaTCGTATAACAGATCTGCAGGCTCAAACTCAGCATTTTGCCGAAGTTGGTCATTTTGATGCCGATTCCCTACAGGATAAATCTCGTGGCATTGCCGAGCGCTATGACAA GGTGAAGGACATGGCTGAAGATCGCCACAAGAAACTGGATGAGTCCAATGCTCTGCACCAGTTCTACCGGGATTTGGATGATGAGGAGTCCTGGATTAA GGAAAAGAAGTTGTTAACAAGCTCTGAAGATTATGGCAAGGACTTGACTGGAGTGCAAAACCTGCGTAAGAAACACCAACGACTTGAAGCTGAACTTAACAATCATGAAGCAAGGATTCAG GCTGTCCTGGCATGCGGACATAAATTTATTGATGAAGGTCACAGCAGCTCTGATGAGATCAAGGCCCGCTGTGATCAGCTTCAGGAAAACTGGGATGAGCTCAAGAATCTTGCTGAACAAAG aCAGCACAAGCTGGACGAGTCTCTTGCCTACCAACAGTTCAGTGCAAATGTGGGTGAAGAGGAATCCTGGATCAACGAAAAGAATACTCTTGTTGGTAGTGACGACTATGGTGACACGCTGGCTGCTGTTCAG GGTCTTCTTAAGAAACATGAAGCATTTGAGACTGATCTGGAGGTTCATAGGGAGAGGGTGCAGGACATTGAAGATTCTGGAAATAAGCTGATTGAAAAG GGAAATCACCAATCTGAACTGATTGAacacaggatttcatccattAAG AGCAAGCTGCAGGAATTGGGGAGGATGGCATCCTATCGGAAATCCAAACTGAACGACAACTCAGCTTTCTTGCAGTTCAACTGGAAGGCAGATGTTGTAGAATCATGGATTG GTGACAAGGAAGGAATAGCTCGGTCAGATGATCTGGGACGAGATTTATCTTCTGTGCAGACTCTTTTCACCAAACAG GAAACTTTTGACTCTGGTCTCCAAGCGTTTGAAAACGAAGGAATCGCACGCGTGACAGTGCTGAAGGATGAGCTGGTCCAATCACAACACGAACAGACACCTGCCATCATTAAACGTCATGATGACCTTATTAGGAG GTGGGAACAGCTTTTGGAAGACTCTAGGACTCGTAAGGAAAGGCTTCAACATGCACAGGATCAGTACAAGAAG GTTGAGGACTTGTTCCTGTTGTTCGCCAAGAAGGCGTCTGCTTTCAACAGTTGGTTTGAAAATGCAGAGGAAGACCTAACTGATCCAGTGCGATGCAACTCTGTTGAAGAAATACGT GCTTTGCAAGATGGGCACACTCAGTTCCGAGCGTCTCTGGACCAAGCTGAGGATGATATCATGATGTTACGTAAGCTGGATCGGCAGATCAAGAGCTACAATGTCTCCATAAACCC GTACACCTGGTTCACAATGGAGGCCTTGGAGGATACCTGGGAAAATCTACAGAAGATAATCGAG GAGCGCGAGGATGATCTGCGCAAGGAAGCTCAGCGTCAAGAGTACAATGACAATCTGAGGCAGGAGTTCGCTCAGGCAGCCAACGCCTTCCATGCTTGGCTGACTGACACGAG GGTTGCAATGGTTGATGGGCAAGGGGACCTGGAAGATCAGTTGGCAGAGGTGAAGAAAAAGAGTGCTGAGATCGCTGATAGGAAAGAGGACCTTAGGATCATTGAGGATCTTGGGGCTCAGATGGAAGAAGCTCTCATCTTGGATAACAA ATACACGGAGCATAGCACAGTAGACCTTGCTCAACAGTGGGATCAGCTGGATCAACTTGCCATGCGCATGAAACACAATCTGGAACAACAAATCCAGGCCCGCAATACAACTGGTGTGTCCGAAGAAACGCTCAAAGAATTCACTATCATGTTCAA ACACTTTGACAAGGACAAAACTGGCTATCTGGATCATCAGGAGTTCAAGTCGTGCCTGCGGTCGCTTGGTTATGATCTGTCTATTGTGGAGGAGGGCGAGGAAGATCCTGAGTTTGAAGCCATTCTTAGAACGGTGGATCCCAACGG TGATGGTGTTGTATCAATGGGAGAGTACATGTCTTTCATGATCAGCCGTGAGACAGAAAATGTTGGCTCCAGTCAAGAGGTCATCAACGCCTTCAAAGCACTCACTGAGGGTGGAAAACGTCCGTACGTTACCGAGGCAGAGCTTTACCAG TCCCTCACCAAGGAGCAGGCCGACTACTGTATTGATCGGATGAACCCGTATGTTGATGACAAGGGCCGAGAGATTCCGGGAGCCTACGACTATAAAACCTTCTGCGAGGAACTGTTCTCCTCTAGCTAG
- the LOC140938505 gene encoding uncharacterized protein — MAVIVSPLDAPVETKIGEAEETTYFFNKNEHAKRLLENLAEMQVNGLLTDVVVRTGSKDYETNFHCMLLAACSQVVKKRLVENEERSIVLQEMSQRKLEFFKGFIYRSNVILDEGIIDDLHNFAVKYGIDDLQAICEKYKHIREGPSHQVEIAFDDQEEVLLELFNMFLEKNFTTTVLEDEKGQTQIKVHGQLIAAASSMLEERLEDSSARDNDKLRLNISSDALAEFVDYIYCAKVTLRRQNVLDLLQVACNYELPALAKVCCEWVAARLDTFDVVRTLWWAKELDSAYTEDLENPAKSYIVANFSELTTGQEFNLLVYEDLKEIIQDDKLSIEREEDVYAVVMKWIEYDKDSRLPFLCDLLSCVRLEVTSREFLAELEDDQHIRRCSECFQLLGEARQKLAADEDEGRPALGEYKDDYEKEVEQDTLSDDASLSQFSDDETLKDYESLPEEYLPQDSLPQSRELRDLRLRKDGRPDMRLKENRRLYLAKGANKNGSPDRRIGENRETVLMSSRNGKEMWPDRNESVIDDASSVSSSEEKISDFSDDMSSVSSPFYRGPFPQDCLRDSEVTRKHRLRKDGQPDMRCKENRKMYLEDGINKNGKPDRRLRENSIEVPGPLKKDGTPDMRYRVNKDFFGRKERKPESPYTPSKNIQRAAGQLRKNGAPDKGDRGALESSCARTVSFQLPSTPSGFVGPVKKDGTPDMRYNVNKQLYSACSASRSIQKSSPRGPLKKNGTPDMRYAANKQAYSRAPLSSGACGPLKKDGTPDMRFKANRR, encoded by the coding sequence ATGGCAGTGATTGTCTCTCCTTTGGATGCGCCAGTGGAAACGAAAATAGGTGAAGCTGAAGAAACAACCTACTTCTTTAATAAGAACGAGCATGCAAAACGTCTGCTTGAGAACCTTGCAGAGATGCAAGTAAATGGGCTTCTCACTGATGTAGTCGTGCGCACTGGATCAAAGGACTACGAAACTAACTTCCATTGTATGTTACTCGCAGCATGCAGCCAGGTTGTGAAAAAAAGACTTGTTGAGAATGAAGAAAGAAGTATCGTGCTCCAAGAAATGAGCCAGAGAAAGCTTGAATTCTTCAAGGGTTTCATCTACAGATCCAATGTCATACTGGACGAAGGCATTATAGATGACCTCCACAATTTTGCCGTCAAGTATGGCATCGACGACCTGCAGGCCATTTGTGAGAAATACAAACATATTCGAGAGGGACCGAGCCACCAGGTGGAAATTGCTTTCGATGATCAGGAAGAGGTACTACTGGAGCTGTTTAACATGTTTCTGGAAAAGAATTTCACAACAACAGTTTTGGAGGACGAAAAGGGACAGACCCAAATTAAGGTGCATGGGCAACTCATTGCGGCAGCCTCTTCGATGTTAGAGGAACGTCTTGAAGATTCTTCAGCAAGAGATAACGATAAACTTCGGCTAAACATCTCGTCAGACGCCCTTGCAGAATTTGTTGACTACATCTACTGTGCAAAAGTGACTTTGCGACGTCAGAATGTCCTAGATCTACTACAAGTTGCATGTAATTACGAGCTGCCAGCACTAGCAAAAGTATGTTGTGAATGGGTAGCTGCAAGACTCGACACTTTCGATGTGGTCCGCACCTTGTGGTGGGCTAAAGAATTGGATTCTGCCTACACGGAAGATTTGGAAAATCCTGCAAAAAGCTACATAGTCGCCAATTTCAGCGAATTAACAACAGGCCAAGAATTCAATTTGCTGGTTTATGAAGATCTAAAGGAAATTATACAAGATGACAAGCTAAGCATCGAGAGGGAAGAAGACGTGTATGCTGTTGTAATGAAGTGGATAGAATATGACAAAGATTCCCGTTTACCGTTTCTGTGTGATCTGTTATCCTGTGTTCGCCTGGAGGTCACAAGCAGAGAGTTTTTGGCTGAATTGGAGGATGACCAGCACATAAGACGGTGCTCTGAGTGCTTTCAATTACTTGGTGAGGCTCGACAGAAGCTAGCTGCTGACGAGGATGAAGGAAGGCCTGCCTTGGGTGAATACAAAGATGACTATGAGAAAGAAGTTGAACAAGACACACTCTCAGATGACGCTTCTTTGTCTCAGTTCTCAGATGATGAAACCCTCAAGGATTATGAAAGCTTACCTGAAGAATATTTGCCTCAAGATAGCCTGCCCCAAAGCCGCGAGCTAAGAGACCTGCGTCTGCGTAAGGATGGTCGACCGGATATGCGTTTGAAAGAAAATCGGCGGTTGTACTTAGCAAAAGGAGCGAATAAAAACGGCAGCCCAGATAGAAGGATTGGTGAAAACAGAGAAACAGTGCTGATGAGTAGTcgcaacggcaaggaaatgtggCCCGACCGAAACGAATCAGTCATTGATGATGCGTCTTCCGTTTCGTCATCAGAGGAAAAGATTTCAGATTTTTCCGATGACATGTCTTCCGTTTCATCACCATTTTACCGAGGACCATTTCCTCAAGATTGTCTGCGCGACAGCGAGGTGACTAGAAAGCATCGACTTCGGAAAGATGGTCAGCCAGATATGCGATGCAAAGAAAACCGAAAGATGTACCTGGAAGACGGGataaacaaaaatggaaaaccGGACAGAAGGCTCAGAGAGAACAGTATAGAAGTTCCTGGCCCATTGAAGAAGGACGGCACCCCTGACATGCGTTATAGAGTGAACAAAGATTTCTTTGGTCGTAAAGAGCGAAAACCAGAGTCGCCTTACACTCCCAGCAAAAATATTCAGAGAGCTGCTGGACAATTGAGAAAGAACGGCGCTCCAGACAAAGGCGACAGAGGAGCCTTGGAAAGTTCTTGTGCGAGAACAGTCTCCTTCCAGCTGCCTTCCACCCCTAGCGGCTTTGTTGGGCCTGTAAAGAAAGATGGCACTCCAGACATGCGCTACAATGTCAACAAACAACTATACAGCGCATGCTCCGCCAGCAGAAGTATCCAAAAGAGTTCTCCACGTGGACCTCTGAAGAAGAATGGTACACCAGACATGAGGTACGCTGCAAACAAGCAAGCGTACAGTCGTGCGCCGTTGTCGTCCGGGGCCTGCGGTCCCCTTAAGAAAGATGGCACCCCTGATATGAGGTTCAAGGCCAATCGACGTTGA